In Campylobacter suis, the DNA window ATACAAATTTATTTAGCGCACACCAAAACCCGACTCTTGAATACCTAGCCGCATATAGACTTGGCTCAAACCGCCTAGTTTTAGGGCAAAACCATAGTAGCCTTAGTATATTTTACGATCACAATCAAGTAAAAAGCATACTTGATAGCTATGTAAAACGCAAGGATATGGAGATAGTCATACTGCCTGAGCTTGTGTATTGCAATGAGTGTAAAACGCTTGTTAGCACACGAACATGCCCTCACGGCGCGCACCATCACATACGCTATAATCCAAATGTGATAAAAACATTGCTATTTCAGGGGATTTTACCGCCAGCAATCCTTGTGCGACCAGATGTTTCAGCCATCGTTTTAGGTGAACTTTTTAAGGACAGGTTTGAAAATTTACAAGATCTTTGCCATGGACTTTTTGTAAATTCTGGACTACTTGAAAAACATACTGAGCGAGAATTTTACGAAGAGTTGATGAGACTTTATCAAACCTCATCTTTAACATAAGGAATTTTATGCAAAAATTATTTTTAACATTTTTTGGTGCAGGACTTAGCCCAAAGGCACCAGGCACTGTTGGCTCAGTGGCTGCGGCTATCGTAGGATACTTTATACTTAAACTTTTCTCTGCAACCACCCTATTTTTAGCAACTATCCTAATCTCTCTCATCGCCATAAGTGTCATAAACGCTTATGAAAAGCAAAGTGGAGAGCATGATAATGGCTGGATAGTCATCGATGAAGTTGCTGGCGTATGGCTAGCGTTTGTCATAAGCGGAGCAACTGAGATACAAATGCTCTTATCTCTTGTCTTTTTTAGGATTTTTGATATTTTAAAGCCATCTATTATCGGTAGAATCGATAGAGATGTAAAGGGCGGGCTTGGTGTAATGGGTGATGACATCGTGGCTGGCTTTGTTGCTGGGATAGCAAGCTCAATGGTTTATGGAATTTTACTAAAATTTAACCTTGCAAGCTTTTAAAAGTTTTTAAGGTATATTGCAAAGCTTTTTATCAATGATAAATTCAAACAAAAGCTTTGCCCCACTATCCCTGTAAAAAAGATGGTGAAGCTTAATGCCACCAGCTAGCATGGGCACAACTCTTGGATCTTTGCAGTGAGTTTCAATACTTCGTTTTATAAGTATTTGACGATATTTTTTTAGCTCATCATCACTCATTTTTAAGATAGCTTTACTTGAGGCGTCATTTATCTTATAGTGATAATATAGCTCTTCACCAACATTTAAAAGCGCAGTAAGTGTGAAATTTATATCGCGACGCTGCGGAAGAGCACGCGAATAATACTCAGCATAAGAGCGTGCTAGCTCATAAGGTGTGGCAAAAAGTACCACAAAAAGACTACAAAAAAGGACTATCGCTCGCAAAACTGCCTATCCACACTTATGCGAAATTTCTCTTTACCGTCCTTTAAAAATACCCCATTTAAGGTTAAGTCGTGGTGCAAAACTTTTACAAAAAGCTCATTTTCACACAAATCTCGCTTTGCGCCCAAAACAAGATCAGATTTTAGATTTGATTTATCTTTTTCGATAATAAAAGTCCCATTTAGCTCACTATTTTTAGCACTTATGGTATTTAAAGTAATGTTTTCATTTATCTTTGCGGGTAGATACTGCACAGCTAAAACGGCTATAAACTGAGCTATCTCAGCTGGCTTTAGTGTTTTTAGCAAATTTTCATAAATGCTAAAGTCAGGCGCCTTTTGACCAAAAAGCAAAGTCATACAACTAAGCAACAAAGCTATCTTTTTCATACCCATTTCCTATCTATAAAAGGTGAGAGTTTGACCAAAATTTCATACTCTATCGTATTAAAAAATTTTGCCCAACTACGCGCATCATCAAACACGCAAACCCACTCGCCCACATCTTCACAACTAAAGCTATCCATGCTCATCTTGCCTAGCATTGGCTTTTTGTTTGCTAAAAGTAGCTCACCCTGCCCGCCATACCTTAAAAGTCCACCACCATAACCAATGTCATAGGTTGCCACAGCCATATCTTTTTGTGCAATAAATTTTGCCCCATATCCCACACCCTGAGTGGCTTTTAGCGTGCGTGCACTAATACGCCTAGCCCAAAGACTAAGAACTGGTTTTAGCTCTAAATTTTTATCAAACTGTGCATATCCAAGCTGTGCCATACCAACGCGCACATATTCATCATCAAACCCAGATAAGTTTCTCTCAAAGGCAGCTGAAGCATGTGAATGAAAAACTAGCTCATCTTTACTATCAGTTTGCTCTTTTATGCGTGCTTTTACAAGCATGAAATTTTGCTTTTGCACGAAATAATCCGCATTCATCTCATCAGCCGATCTAAAGTGCGTAAAAGCCCCAAGAAGCTGCAAATTTCGCTCTTTTATGATTTTTAAAGCGGTGTCTATCTCGCTTAAATCTATACCATTTCTATGCATTAAAGTATCTATCTTTAAGTGTATCTTTGTGCCACTTTTTGCAGTTTTTAGGTCATCAAGAGAATTTACAGCATAGATAAAGTCATCTTTTTCAGAGCCATTAAAAATGTGTGAAAGTATAAGAATTTCTTGCATATACTGCGTAAGCTCATATGCTTCTTGCTCATTTTTTACCGCGCAAAATTTAAACCCAAGCTCACTTGCTGTTTTTGCCAAAAGCTTTGCCCCATGCCCGTAAGCATTGCTTTTTAATACAAGTATGACGCGCCCGCTAGCTTTTTTAGAGATAACCCTAAGGTTGTGTTCATAATTTTTTTTATTTAGTCTAATCTCTGCCATTAGACATTAAAACTCACATCATAAGCCTTGTAAACATCTGGCAAAAGGCGCCTTACGCTATAATCAAGAGCATAAAATTTCTGATAAACTTCCCTTGCATTAATCTCTTTTGCACTATCAAAGTCAAAAACATCCGTACCATTTTTCTTGGGGATATTTGTATCCAAAAGCTTAAAAAACTCAGCCCTTGCTTTAAAAATTTCCTCAATTTTTTTTGCTATTTCCTCTTTTTTATCCACTTTTACTCCTCAACTAAAATTTTCATACCATCTTCATAAAGCTTAACATAAAGTGTCTTTTGTCCGCTAAATTTCGTTGATGGAGCATCATAAACCTCATAAAAACTCACACGAAAAAGTGGCTCATTTTTAGAGTTTGGGTACGGGGTTATGACAAAATTTGAAAAGCTAATACTCTTTTGTTCTTTGCGTGAAAATATCATGCGTTTCATATTTTTAAAATTCTCCAAACTCATGCCATCGTAACGGATAAAGTCCTTATCATAGAAGTTAAAATACTCCTGCGTATCATTTTGTGTCCACGCCTTTTTCCATTTAAAAATACTAGAAAAAATTTTACCTATCTTTGCGGCATCAGCCTTTGGTCGCTCACCCTCATATATAAAAGCAAGGCTTTTTTTATGATCAATCAACTTATCATACGAGTCAAGCAAGATGTCATTTTTCATAGCGACACAACCCTTGGTCTTTAGATCATCGGTGCGTTCGCCATTGAGCGGATAGCCGTGTATCCAGATACCACTTCCATTTCGTTTGGCATGCTTATCGAGCAAATTTGGATAAGAAAGCGAAAAAGCAAGTGGCCCTAAATATGGATCACTGGGGGTAAAACGGCGTGTAAGCTCATATACACCAATAGGCGTTTTTAAGTCGCCTTCAGCCAACTTTTCACCACTTTTTCCCACGATTACATCTATCTTTAGCTCACTTTTTGTGTTGCCGTTTGAATAGGAGATAACTTCGAGTTTTTTGTTATCCTTATCAACCACACTTAGCAAAACATCACTATCGTAGTAGCCGTATTCTAAATTTTTACCTTCTAGTTTTTTTTGCCAAAAACTATCGCTTAGAATGTTTTTTTCTATCGTTTTTATAACTTCACTTGCGCCATTTTTTAGATAAATTTCTTCATAATCTGTTGCATTTAAACAGGATAAGACAGTAAAAAATAAGATAATCTTTCTCAAATTTATACCCATTTTGTTGGAATTTAAACTGCTTATTATACCAACAATTTACTTAGTTTTGCTAAACTTATGTGATAAAAAGATGAAAAATATTAATTTTTATCTTAAATTTCTCATAAAGGATAGAAAATGAAAAAAATTCTACTACTTAGTTCGCTTTTAGCACTTGGTGCTTTTGCTTCTGAGATAAGCATCGAGAAAATTTACGCAAAAGAGAGCATGAAAAGCGCTGCAAATGGTGCTATTTTCATGGATATAACAAATAACTTGGGTGCGGATATAAAGCTAGTTTCGGCAAGTTCTAATGTATCAGACAGTGTAGAGTTGCACGAGCATAAGACTATTAATGGCATGTCAATGATGTCAAAAGTAGATGACATCGCTATCGCAAACAAAGAGACTGTGCATCTAAAGCCAGGCGGTCTTCACATAATGCTTATGGGGCTTAAAAAACAGCTTGTAAATGGCGATGAGATCGATCTTAGCCTTAAATTTGATACTGGTAGAGTGATAAATTTAAAAGTTGATGTTGTAAATCACAAGCAACTCTTTTTAGAGTAATGAAAAAGTATTATGCCCTGCTCGTAGCCATTACGATTGGGGCTTTATCGTTTGTTTTTTTTAGCAACAAAACCTCTGTTACATCAAGTTTTAGTGCATCACAAAATAAACTTGAGCCACTAAAATGCGACCTTAATGTTAAGCCCTGCGAGGTCATTTATAATAATAAGAGTATAAAATTTGATTTTTTAGATGATAAGATCACGCCTATGCAAGAGCTTACACTAATTATTAGCGGCCTTGATAAGCTAAACTTCCACTCTCCGAGCTTACAAATATATGGATTAAATATGAATATGGGAAATATCAATGCAAAACTTGCAAAACAAGATGAAAATTTCATCTCAAACATCGTACTTAGCTCATGTCTTATCGATGTTATGAGATATCGTCTTGAAGTCTTAGAGCAAGGCAGAAAGACTGGTCTTTATATTGATTTTGACCTGAAATTTTAGGAGGGAAATTTGAGATACTTCTTTTCATTTTTTATCGTTCTTTTTGTTATCGTAGGCTCAACTTTTTTACTTATAAAAAAAGATCCACACTATTTTTATGCCGATATAAATGGCACAAAGGTCGGACTTGAGAGCTTTGATGGCGAGTATAAAGCAGTTTATTTTGGTTATCTTTATTGTCCAGATGTTTGCCCAAGTACGCTTTTTAAGGTATCAGAAGCACTAAAAGAGTTAAATCGAAGTGATTTTAAACTGGTATTTATAACGATCGATCCTGAGCGCGACACAAACGAAGAGCTTACGCAAATGGCACAAAATTTTTATGATAATGCGATTGGTTTAAAGATAGATGACTTAGAAAATGTTGCCAAAAACTACGGGGTAAAATATCAAAAGATAGAAATGCCAGACTCTGCTATGCGCTACTCAGTTGCTCATTCAAGTTCGATTTATCTGCTTGATAAAAAAGGTAAATTCTTTGCTGAAATCTCAAATTTAACAGCAAAAAATATCAAAGAAAATATACAAAATTTAATAAAGCAACGCCCCTAATTAGCCCTTTTAAAAACAAAAAGCAAAAACGCAAGAGCTAAAAGAGAAATAAAGACAAATATAGAAAATCCAAAATACCCCTTAGAGCTTTCAAGCAAAACAATCTCCACTTTTGCGCCATTTGCCATAACCCAAGCGCTACTTTGTTTTGCTCCACTAAGCTTAAAACGAAGTGTATTAACATCAGAGTATGAGATATTTAAGTCGCTAAAAACGCCATCAGAAAAGCTATAATCATCAAATTCATCATTACAATCCTTAGGCACAAAAAATAGCTCATACCAAACATCAGGCATCACACCAAGTCTCTCTTTTCCACGAACCAAAAAATATGGCATCACTGGAGTTAATGTGCGAAAGTCCCACTCTAAAATTTTACTCTTGCCATCTTGTTCGTAGCTAAATTTTGCCGTATAATTTTTATCAAATTCAAGAACCTGCCTTAAA includes these proteins:
- a CDS encoding SCO family protein; the encoded protein is MRYFFSFFIVLFVIVGSTFLLIKKDPHYFYADINGTKVGLESFDGEYKAVYFGYLYCPDVCPSTLFKVSEALKELNRSDFKLVFITIDPERDTNEELTQMAQNFYDNAIGLKIDDLENVAKNYGVKYQKIEMPDSAMRYSVAHSSSIYLLDKKGKFFAEISNLTAKNIKENIQNLIKQRP
- a CDS encoding L,D-transpeptidase family protein; this encodes MRKIILFFTVLSCLNATDYEEIYLKNGASEVIKTIEKNILSDSFWQKKLEGKNLEYGYYDSDVLLSVVDKDNKKLEVISYSNGNTKSELKIDVIVGKSGEKLAEGDLKTPIGVYELTRRFTPSDPYLGPLAFSLSYPNLLDKHAKRNGSGIWIHGYPLNGERTDDLKTKGCVAMKNDILLDSYDKLIDHKKSLAFIYEGERPKADAAKIGKIFSSIFKWKKAWTQNDTQEYFNFYDKDFIRYDGMSLENFKNMKRMIFSRKEQKSISFSNFVITPYPNSKNEPLFRVSFYEVYDAPSTKFSGQKTLYVKLYEDGMKILVEE
- a CDS encoding alanine racemase, which encodes MAEIRLNKKNYEHNLRVISKKASGRVILVLKSNAYGHGAKLLAKTASELGFKFCAVKNEQEAYELTQYMQEILILSHIFNGSEKDDFIYAVNSLDDLKTAKSGTKIHLKIDTLMHRNGIDLSEIDTALKIIKERNLQLLGAFTHFRSADEMNADYFVQKQNFMLVKARIKEQTDSKDELVFHSHASAAFERNLSGFDDEYVRVGMAQLGYAQFDKNLELKPVLSLWARRISARTLKATQGVGYGAKFIAQKDMAVATYDIGYGGGLLRYGGQGELLLANKKPMLGKMSMDSFSCEDVGEWVCVFDDARSWAKFFNTIEYEILVKLSPFIDRKWV
- the cmeU gene encoding CmeU family protein, which translates into the protein MDKKEEIAKKIEEIFKARAEFFKLLDTNIPKKNGTDVFDFDSAKEINAREVYQKFYALDYSVRRLLPDVYKAYDVSFNV
- a CDS encoding copper chaperone PCu(A)C, coding for MKKILLLSSLLALGAFASEISIEKIYAKESMKSAANGAIFMDITNNLGADIKLVSASSNVSDSVELHEHKTINGMSMMSKVDDIAIANKETVHLKPGGLHIMLMGLKKQLVNGDEIDLSLKFDTGRVINLKVDVVNHKQLFLE
- a CDS encoding phosphatidylglycerophosphatase A, with amino-acid sequence MQKLFLTFFGAGLSPKAPGTVGSVAAAIVGYFILKLFSATTLFLATILISLIAISVINAYEKQSGEHDNGWIVIDEVAGVWLAFVISGATEIQMLLSLVFFRIFDILKPSIIGRIDRDVKGGLGVMGDDIVAGFVAGIASSMVYGILLKFNLASF